The DNA segment TATTACTAATCTTATATAGAAAATAACTATCGTaataaacagaaaaaaattctacaaaagtttttataaattaagtcATACACGAGACACAATTTGTAGTTGATGGGAACTTACAGGATGTACTATAAAAACTACAAATCAGTGTGAGTTAGCAGCACTCAACTACAATAAGAACTCTACAAATTGAATTGAAAGATGGATTCCTTCAACATTGTGGGCACAAGTAGGTTAGAGGTCCAGTTGGTAATAAGATTTCTCTTTTTTCCAGCGTGGTTTGGCAACAACGTGGTTTGGAAAAGAAGTATAGGTTCATTGGCAAAGGAGTGTAGGTTGCTATTTAATTGCATTTGAGCCTCTGCATCTCATCCTCATTCACGCCAACAAATGTGCTTCATTTTTTCCTTCATTCAATGGGTCAAAATTGGTCAACAAAAAGACTATCTTGCAACACTATTTTAAAGCACGCTTGTAAGTGAACATTAGATGTACTTTAAAGCTATCATGCGGTGCACTTTGGAAATAGAAGGTCTTCCCTTCACTATACATGAATGAAGACAAAGGAAGAGAACCTGTCAACTTATGACTATTGCATGTGAAAGAATTGAATTTAGTGCATTGATTATAGTGGGTGAGACAACTCCCACTATGGTCAAAAAACGGAGAGTTTCAATATGTTGAGGGATCAAATATCGTACTAGTATAGAGACACCGTGCAACGTAGATACTACGCTGTCAATGGAGAGAACCCTGATCCTGAAACCATTGATCTCTTCATCTTTATGGGTATCAAATAATCACATTTTCTCTTCTAAGATAATTTAATGCAGTTTTTTAGAGGTACTTTAAGTGTTATTCTTTATTAGAATTCAAGCTTTTATTTGAAGAATTTGCACAGTACAAATTAACATAGATCTCAAGGTGAAATCTAACTGAGTGGAGGAACAATAACAAATATAAGTTTTGCTCTTTTACtaaattaatttgttaaaaaatgtttcccttttaaatgatttttcgTAATAGTTAAATTTTGTCCTTTGACAAAAGAGCGAGTTCATTGGCAAAGGAAGCCATTATATGGTTTTTCCAATTGTTACGAGCATATGTGACACCTTAGTCAAATCTATGCATGATTATGGATAGAGGAACAACAATATTATTAGCATTATAATCAATCTCTCGAAGTTGCTTCAGAAGAAGATAGTTTAACCTTAGTGTATTGCATATGCCATATATCATCCAATTTCAACAAGAGATTTACAAATGTTGAGTTAAAGCAAAAACTAATCAACATGAGTAAACATTTCTTAACTTCAATCACATACTTCAAACAATTCACAACCTTTTCCATTAATACCTTTTTTTGAAATTGTCACAATTTATGAAATGAAGGAGCTaacttaaattataaaaaaaaaatcattttttgaagaaatattttttatttttttcttttacaagaaTTCCAGGAAGAAGTTGATTCTAATATTCATCAATTTATCAACTTCGCAAACAAACCACATTTTTTCCCACAGCTCTAAGGGACCATATGCATTCAGGGAATTTTTCTTATATAACATTGtcaagtattaaaaaaaaatcaaatgtgATATTTTATTGACATGGACAAAGAGATTGAAGCTTTTGTGAAGCCAAAAAGGAGCTTGATTATGGTAGCATCATccaaataaataagaaaattaagcaAAATGGATAATGGTTATTATGTTGAGAACATGTGCAAAAGTGTTTTGATGGTTACATTATGATGTGTATTCCACTTTCTACCATTTTACATTAATATCATCTCTTCTTTATTATTGGTCCCATCTATTTTAACATTATTAGCTATCTTTTGCACCCATGTGTCTAAACTTTTCTgcataattcatatttttttcaaggtacaaacattaattaattgtgtttggatattttaaatactattcTTAAACTTATATAAAGCTTGGAAAGTTGAAGATGTGTTGTAGTTCCTAATAAGGGCATTACTAACTTCACCTTTCAGATTTCTAAGTATATGCATAAAagatttttgcatttttttcacACAAAAGTTTGCATGTTATGGGATTCCATTTTGCCTACAACTTGCCATTTAAGTACTTCACACTTTTTTCATGCCATCTTCATGATTTGtctagttttttctttttttttatatactaattttcTTAGGCTATTTGAGAAAATTGATTATCATTTTTAGGCACTGAAAATTTTTATTGTGTTAcatgataattaatattatgattacaaatattcaatttaatatacCACCAATTATGGACTAACTTATGTAAAAAAACATGAGGTCGGTTCCTATTTAAAATCTtaacataataaatttatagataattttttaaaatttgtacttAAATCTTAACTCTTTCGTCATTATAAAAAGATTTTGTTTAATAAACAAATGACACTAGATGAAGTAACATAATAAGAACAAAAATAGGAATGTATTGGAATGATGAAATTTACCATAAGAGACAAATATGTCTATGTTGTGCAAACTCAAAGTTCAAAGTTGGTAGTTCAAAGAAAATCATTTTAACTTTAatcttatattaataataaaaataatcaaatttaaaataaatattatatataaaaagagtTAGAAAGtgtatttcaaattaataaaacataaaaaaaattatgattaattTCATACATATGAGTAGTGTGTATActtgtattaaaaaattgaaatttaatcCAAACAAACATAACAAGAGTGCATAGTACTCTTACAATTAAATGTGTGTGGTTTggcattttttaataaatctttTTACTTTTGTCTTTTTTCCTTTAGCCTCTTCCCTCTGTCGAAGCATAAATTTAATGCATGTTTATTCTAATAAGTTTGATCTAAtcctaaatatatttttatttatataatataattaattgattaatcTCAATACAATAATTACTTACAacctaaataaatttatttaaaataatatttataagtaTAAATGAACAAGAGTGTGTGGCATATTCTATAATTTCTTAAAACATCATCATAATTTGAGCAATCCAGATATTAAtgattttgttataattttaaatgtttcaTCATTACAAGTGTGATGGATATATTGGATATAGTTTGTGGATTGCATTTgagatattattatttttaaattcaaatttaattcaATCACTGGTTAAATTATGTGTTTATGGATTAAAGATCTATATAAATTAACtttaatattgaattttaaataataataaatattttgggtatatatttaattatttataaaatttgataaatcAAATTACTTTCTCATTTATTcggtaatttttttattaatatttattttaattatacatttctctatttaattatcttatttattaaatttacattatttttttcatatattttagatcaattttttatttagatacaTATTTGATTTGCAtgataaaattgtttatataaTGATGTATCAcataaagaatttaaaataattaaaaacattaattatccCTCTTATAATAATGATTTTCTACATTGATTCTTTTGAATTTGTGGTAACTAACAtaaatattgtattaatttacTTATGGTCCTcttgatataataaaaatatgataaaagtataaaaaattattgagtgAAGATTAGATgttttaaaaatcattaaataaaaattaattttaaaaactaaaatagttagttaaaatttgattaaagtatagatgattttataaattaaaaagattattgatatctaatattttttattattaataaaaattgataaaaacaaGTTTATAATTTGGTATTTAATCattagttaccaaagttttaataagaaaacaacCATTCATAACCAATTAAACATATGATAACAATTGCAGAAAACATTATTTGAGAACATTGTGTGGATAAAGAAGAAGACGCGAGCGTCGGCCGCCTCGGCGGCCGCATCCCTCGTCATTGAAATCTCATTGTTCTTGATCGATATATATTCATTCTAAATTATCTTATGAACCATCCTCAATATCAAGAACTTCTTCATTGGAGTCGTTGTAGAAATTCTCCGAATGAGTATCACAAATAAAAATACATCATATACGACGATGATGGTCATCGCTTTCCTCATCATAATATACTAAAAAATCTTAAcatatagaataaaataaaacaaatgacGAATTTTGTATTACCAATCTTCACAAACACAAATTCATTATTCCTAATATAGTAAAGGTATCACTCTACACTTCACtccaatttaaataataattgtagCATACTATAATTTAAGGGACGAAACTTTTTGCAATGGTGAGCACTAGTGACTACTATGGTGCCAACAATTATTGTGGTCGCACTACaataataaagagaaaaataataaagagaAAGAATAAGAAAATATGGTTCAACACGAAGAGAAAATTATATACAATAGATTTAAGTGATGAATATGTAgacatataaaatttataataccaagactatataatattaaatggAAAAGGatatacaataaattaatgtgactatttttaataaattcttTAAATGAGTACTTCTATTATGTTTAGTCTAGTACAACTTATGTCTAATAAATGACATTTCTTTactaattttacaaaaaaaacacAGAAAAGAAGGAAGGAGCCAAAGTTGTAGAGAAAAGATGAGAGACATTATTTAACACACAAAACAATGTATATTAGTTCAAATTGAAAGTGACATAAAAGATATTTCTTTAATTTACACATTTTCACCAACTTACTATGatatataaattacaaatatCGCAATAAATCTTGTTTTTTTTAGTGCATATTAAATTCTTTTATCAAAGGGACACCTCTTTTAAACTTGAACAATCAAAATAAACTGCATAACTAAATTtgttaaacaataataattgagggataaaatatacaattaaatcttaatatttttataaaaacatattattaatagttattTTCCTTTCATTAACTATTAGTATTAACTATTAGTCATTCTTCATAGTTCACTCTTGATTCATCAAgaagactattttttttaaaaattatatattgaaataataagataaattaTGTGTGGTTTGATAACGGTCCGATAACGAGTGGTCTGATAAGTCCAATAAACATTCGTTAAGATaaactcgaaatgactctgataccatattacaaagttgATTTTAAGTATaatcaaccccataaaactgactcatgaggtgaggtttgcacccagttatatacaatgaaaagtCATAATCTCTAATCAATGGGATCTCCGAcataaattaaagttttaattttgttgAAACATACATCtccatttatttttcatttatttttatcttaaattcATTGAAAAAATATCAATAGATGTAATACAGAGAACCGGAATATCATTtaatagaaattttaaaaaaatgtttgaaaaaaagaaaatattggtAAAAGTTTTGTAACGTTAGAAAAACCCATGCCGTGGTTTTCGAATTTAGAATGTTATAAACACACACAAGACAGCGTTCCATAAGAGCGAAGCAATTTAAAAAGTGTGAAAAAGACAGAAGAAAGAGACAAGGGCAGATTAGTAGTTTCACACAAATAAGGGTAACAAAGCCAACAAATCCCACCATCCTCTCTTTCCATTTCCAGCTGTGACCAAATCATCCCTGTCCCCCCCTCACATGGCCCCTTCCTTAACTCAACCATGGTTACTTTCTTACCATTTCCTTAACCATCATCTTCTACCCTTTTCCCTTTTTACCTTCATACGCCAAAAACATTACATTCAATTCTTTTTAATTCAAAACATCAATATTTAGTTTCTTTATGAATAATATAAGTGTAAGATACATTATTAATTGTTATTCAATGAACATTACATGCATTCAAAGAGGACACACAAATCCATTTTAAATGCATGAGGTGCTATcatttatagaaaaatattatttggaacaagttaaaaaatttataaacatatCTTGAATTGAATTGTATATGGCCAGGTTTtggaaatattattaatttttttagattaatCTTGTGTTGTTTAGTTATAACTTATATTTTGACTATAGAATTATATTTTgtagaatttaattttaaatttgtaatgaaTTAGTGTAATTATATTATACTAATGGGAACACGGGAACACAaactatttgtattttttatttttattattattatatgtatatttatatttatttaaatgaaatataaatttatgtgtataTGTATTAATATGTTGGGACAAAGAAAGAAATGTGTGGAATGAAAGACTACCTATGAGAGATACATAAAACATGAGAATAGTGTTATTGGATTTCAATAGATTTAAACGAAAAGAAAGATAAAGCGGTGAGAAATAACATAGGGAAAAAGAATAGTGATAAAATCTAAtccaaaaaattcaaaaatttaaattaggaATCAATAACATggtaaaaattgaataaataaagatatattttcgaaaattaaattaaaaaaaaattctactttcaaaaattctaataattattttaatatgtttttaaaaaattaaaaaataacgcaattttaataatacaataataaaattaaatattaatataaaaataaaatataaaaacaattaaaagataaaatcttTTTACAGATAACAAACTAAACAGTTCAAGTTACACATCATTATACCAAGATAATTGTTGATGATACACAAAATATAGTGAACTTAACATAATTAATCAGAGATTAATAgattaaaagttaaaaaggCAATTTGTTCAATTGGTgtttaaaatgtaaataataataacgtTCTGTTGTCGTTTTATAGAATCAAGTTACTCACCACCAAAAATGTGTTTAACTAATGAATGTTAAGTTAGTTTAGAACTGAAAGttgttaaattaaatattaaaatataaaggaaaatcatatcatttaataattattaaaatataaacgtGCTTCTATATAATATGCTTACataaaattttttttatcattgataaaattgtaattgtaattttagttttcaaattaattaCGAACTCTTTTCTAAAAcagatttaattattatattctttGTATATTATCTATCCTACTATTAGTAATATATACCATATCTTATAATATTtccaatcaaatttaaaataaaattaacgtTGGTTTAGTATATGTCATACTTTATGTTCATTAGTATAACAATATCATAAAGATTTTTTAAATGTCATTATGTATTAGTATACATAAAAAATGCTAAATGAAGTTAAAAAAATGttctataaaaaattaacaaattattttaaattttttttacaaaagacTATTAATATAAACAACAGACTTTTCAACTCATTACAAAAAACTTGAAATTAGctcaaaacaattttcaaatatactcttaataaaaaaagagtATAGATTCTCAAGCAAACTTGCATTTAATAATTACACAATAAGTAGTCACATCTAAGGCCATAAAATGAtgctttaatatatttttaatttatcaaaatattaactaaaatttaagtatagttaatatgttaaaattttgttttcatagtaaacatatgttttctaaaataattataagatgTTTCGAAAGTATTCCTAATTAATATTAGTCTTAATACTAACTTTAAGCACGGTATAAAAAACACTAAGTTTAAGCAACTAAAGtggaaaattattttatgaaaataaaatatttgttacatAAAAGTTTACAACAATGCAATGGATACattgaatacattaaaaaaaaggaatataTCCATATGTGAAATATCTATCAAGTAAAAGctatataattttaaagtgttgatatatatatacactttcGTATGAaatgtatattatttttctgTATTTCTATCTATTAGATTAAAGGCATAAGAAtgtaaaagtatttttatttgaaaaataattaaaatgcaattacatatttgacttttttttattttatttataaaatgttgTCTTTTTGACTACACTGTTTTCTTTTGTCCTTAAATCCTTAACCATGGTTAACCTAACCAAACCACTCTCAGTGCGTGCCCATGCCATCTTTTAACTGCTCTTCCCACTCCTCACTTCCACTTCCACACTTCCACACTCTCCTCTCTCTAACATGGCTGCTCAGTCTCACCTtcccctcctcctcctcctctccTTCCTCGCCGTCGTCTCCGCCCACAACATCACCGACATTCTAGCCGCCGATCCGCAGTACAGCGACTTCAACAACTTCCTCTCCCAAACCAGGCTCGCCGACGAAATCAACACGCGTCAGACAATCACCGTGCTCGTCCTCAACAACGCCGCATTCTCCGCCGTCGCCGACAAGCACCCCCTCTCCGTCGTCAAAAACCTCCTCAGCCTCCACATTCTCCTCGACTACTTCGACAACAACAAACTCCACCAAATCACCAACGGCACTACGCTTTCCACCACACTCTACCAAACCACTGGCACTGCCAACGGCAACGTCGGATCCGTCAACATCACTGATCTCAAAGGCGGCAAAGTCGGCTTCGGCTCCGCAGCTTCCGGCTCCAAGCTCGACTCCACCTACACCAAATCGGTCAAACAAATCCCCTACAACATCTCCGTCATCGAAATCAGCGCGCCGATTATCGCGCCGGGGATACTCGCAGCTCCTCCGCCGTCAGCCAACCTTAACATAACGGCTCTCATCGAGAAAGCCGGATGCAAAACTTTCGCCTCACTCATCTCCACTAACGGACTCATTAAAACGTTTCAGTCAACGGCGGATAAAGGTTTGACTATTTTCGCACCTAATGATGAAGCCTTCAAGGCGCGTGGCGTACCTGATTTGAGCAAGCTCACCAACGCCGAAGTAGTCTCGCTCTTACAGTACCACGCCACTCCCAAGTACCTTCCTGTTGGATCTCTCAAAACCACGAAAGACGCTATCAACACGTTAGCCTCCAACGGCGCCGGAAAATACGACTTCACCGTGTCCACCGCCGGCGACTCTCTAACGATCCACACCGGCGTCGACTCCTCCAGAATCGCCGACACTATCCTAGATTCCACTCCGCTCTCGATTTACTCCGTCGACAGCGTTCTCCTTCCGCCGGAGCTCTTCGCGAAGTCGCCGTCGCCTGCTCCGGCGCCGGAACCGGCCAGCGCGCCTTCTCCATCTCCGGGGCCAACTCCTGCGGAAGCGCCTTCGCCGCTTCCAGCATCTCCTCCGGCTCCTGCAGGAGAGACTCCAGCTGGCGCACCGGCGGACGCCCCGTCATCGGCGGCTGAGCGGAGCACCTCCCCCGGCAAGAATGACGGTGTTCACGTGAAAGCTTCTGCGGTTCTCACTGTTACAGTGACTGCTTTGTCGGCTTTGTTGATTTCCACTacttttatgtaattttaataGCTTTGTTTTGTAAGTGTTCGAGTTTTTGCCTTTTTTTCCCGGAATATGATTGGACTGGGGTGtttggtttatttatttattttcttataaattaaattaggcATGTGGTGATGTACGACGTCGTAGTGCTGTATTCTATTTtagcttttttttatttaatttaatttttgggTTATTTATGGAAGATTGTGGTGGTTGTATCTGGTGTGCCACTTTCTGTATAGTATTATGTGAAATGGGTTATCTCTGGCGTCCGATTAGTGGTACAGGTGAGGGAGGCCACGTGGAGGAATGCGACTGGGTCCTACGTGTTTCTTTTCGTGAGGACCAtctcattttaatatttttttcatgatgaaaaaaaaaacagcactcAGATCTAGTTCTGAGGACTGTGCGGCGAATTGTTTTTTCAATTTCCAACAACATTTTTAACTGTTAAATTAAAGGGTTTAACGATGTAGGTGACGCGCGAGGCGTTTGCAGTTAATAACGCGCTCATTCAGTTCCTTGATTCTGTTGGTACTATTTTGATACAAGGTTGTTGAGAAATTAGTTAACACAAACATGGGgtgttttataatttaatgaatGCCAAATGCAGTTAATTAGGGTTTAGTTAAGTAATGAATTAGCTTAGGGTAAGAAAATGGTTAAACATAATCCTCTTACCAACAAGAAAATCAGAAGAATGTACTTTCATTGCACTTACAATATCAATAGACAGAGagattttcattctgacttttgGGTATTTGTTAGAGATTTCTATGACACGACAAATATTGAAATTattcactcttttgtattttaaaaatatttaaatatcaattaagttgataatattataaattaccTTTTCAATAAATCCCTTTCCACTTATCATATAttaataactatatttttttatattaataataactcTAGTTAATATCTTTATCCAAAGAagtattatttcatatttttttatatttatattattactttttaatctATTGACTTATTGAGATAAAATAGAAATTGTTTTACAGATGAACTTTTATACAACACTCGGATCTCATCTTTCATAACCAATCTCCTTGAAATTATTgtgagtgaaaaaaaaaattaataattctcCTGGAAATTCTTGTCTCATATTTCTAATGATTCATTCCAACCAGCTCTTTCTTTTATTTACTCATTCGAAACGTAATCTATTAATATATTGTTTATAAGGACTAATGTGCGTGCTTGGAATCATAAATGCATTATTAGAGCTATAAATTTGACCCAGTTAATAGTCAACCTTAACTACCTTCTGAATCAAATCTTCTTTTATTAACTTGGGTTAAATAAgactttaattaatttttaaatattttaaactataaattgatttttaaatattttacattaattatatatttatctttaaaatttacTACTTACAGCTTAGTTGCAAGGTTAGCTTAACCTAGTTTGTGTAGGCATAACTTGATACAATCTTATTTTGCACGACTTAAGTTAAATTGGATTAAATCTTTCTTAACTTGGATTCAACTTGATCTGGCCCTAACACAACTTAGTTGAACATCTATGTCAATTTAGTTTGACATTGTTTTGGGTCAACTCATCTTATCTCGATTTGACCTAACACATCTATGTCAATTTTAGTTTCACCTAGTTCAATTAATCTCAATAAGGGTTAGATACGACCAACTTAACGTGAAATAGTATGGGCTCAACCCAAA comes from the Phaseolus vulgaris cultivar G19833 chromosome 8, P. vulgaris v2.0, whole genome shotgun sequence genome and includes:
- the LOC137824054 gene encoding fasciclin-like arabinogalactan protein 10; the protein is MAAQSHLPLLLLLSFLAVVSAHNITDILAADPQYSDFNNFLSQTRLADEINTRQTITVLVLNNAAFSAVADKHPLSVVKNLLSLHILLDYFDNNKLHQITNGTTLSTTLYQTTGTANGNVGSVNITDLKGGKVGFGSAASGSKLDSTYTKSVKQIPYNISVIEISAPIIAPGILAAPPPSANLNITALIEKAGCKTFASLISTNGLIKTFQSTADKGLTIFAPNDEAFKARGVPDLSKLTNAEVVSLLQYHATPKYLPVGSLKTTKDAINTLASNGAGKYDFTVSTAGDSLTIHTGVDSSRIADTILDSTPLSIYSVDSVLLPPELFAKSPSPAPAPEPASAPSPSPGPTPAEAPSPLPASPPAPAGETPAGAPADAPSSAAERSTSPGKNDGVHVKASAVLTVTVTALSALLISTTFM